Sequence from the Grus americana isolate bGruAme1 unplaced genomic scaffold, bGruAme1.mat H_56, whole genome shotgun sequence genome:
gggccagcagctcagcagggtCACCATCTACTGCATCACTATCTGGGGTACTGACAGGCCAAGAGCAAGCGTTGCATGGTGCCCCTGAGCAACCTAGAACAAAAGTAGTTTTGTCCTAGTTCTAAGGTTTTTCCCAGCTGAGAATGAGTAGATAGACTTTGCTTTATAACTTtgaatttcctggctttcttcACCTTATGTTTCACAAAATGCCTGACGCCTCTATCAATAGCATAATGATGTACAGCCTGTTGCAGCTTATTTCTATAAtgtgcttgctttttatttgcttggtgTGGCTAATGGGAGAACTTACGTAAAGCAATTTCAGGTTTATTGCTTACATCAGTCACCAGAGAAGCTATCAACAGATACTTGCATCACCCACCCATTACATCCGCACTGGTTAATATAATGCAGTGCAACAATGTGACTCTCCCACTCCCCAACTTATTCTTCAGCTCTACTTCCAcgtaagtatttttaatagcagACTGGGGTGAAATTCCTCACTCTGGACACATGCCACCACTTCTAAATGCCGCTACGCTACCCCTGCAGTGACTGATCTGAGGAACCACACTCTGTTACTGGTACCTGAGGGAGCCCCTTGTGCCATCAGAAAGCAAGGGGACAGTGCTGGCATGAGACAGACCAGAGAGGTCTGACTTGGTCTATCTTTCTACTCGCTTCGCCAGAGAGTAAATGACACCACAAGATAACACAACAAAATCCCAGacctgatatatatatatttatattttttttaaatcacactCAATTTGGAACACTGATTTAGTCTTAAGGGTTTTATTAGCTCTAAAAATAggttcttaaatattttccaatgttgactaaaatatgaaaaacaattatataatcagtgtttaaaataaaccacagtTTGTTATAACTGAGACCCATTCAGTGGAGTAACATTTATCAAGAATGATAGCATATAGGGAATTGTACAGCCTCAACAAATCCACAGACAGTATTTCTCCGACTGCTTTCAAACTGACCGGTTACAGAGTCCATTGTTCTGTTGTCCAACAGAATTCTGACCAGCAAGAACGCTGTGAAAGAGTGGAACCCGGTCTTTGGGTGAGGAAGCTGTGAGGTTTTTATCAAAAGTAAAGAACTGGTCTATTGGTGCACCCCTTTTTATACTTTCTTATtgttaaatgaaaactttcataAATAGCCTTACATAAATAATAATctcaaaagttttaaaaagttcacACTTATTCAGACCTGACTAAACATTCTCTGGTCTCTCACTGCTTAAACTGTTTCTGCAATTATTCTGGAATATAGGAATTCTTAATGTCTCTTATTGTAAGAGCAGATCATATATTTTCAGTAAGTGTTAAACTACAGAGGAAGATTTGGCAGTTAAGTGAAATGCATGTTACAGctgatgctgtattttttttattggaatAACTGAAAAGATTAAGCTGTAGTGCAGGTAGGGCTTGAGTCATGCTTTTATCCTTGTATCTCTTGGCCTCATACGAACtatattattaaaaacagtAGCTCAAGCTGATTCTGTACTTTGTTCATCTACAATCCAGCTCAGCCAAATATCAGCTAGCCTACTGAAAAAATGTAGTTGAAGGCCGTGTACATACAGGCACTGCTAATTACTTTCAATGACTGTCAAATGAACATTGATACTATTAGATTTCTTAGTACACCTTTGAACAAAGCACTCTTATCTATGCATAAGAAAAAGCACTACGCAGAGCAGAGTTAATACGTTAGTCTGtattttggtttagtttgttggtttttggaggggtttttggtttgtggttggtttgtgttttttttttttttaaagaggtgaTTTATCACCCCTTTTTGTTGCCAAAAGGAACTGCAGTACTTTCCAAAAGCTTGCGCCCTGGGAGGTCCCAGTGTCAGCTTCAGTAGTATTGACACCTCTTCTCCTCCGCAGTTTTTAAATGAGCAGCAGCTTTAGTCTCAGTGACTTTTTGCCTGTAGAGGAGCCGGGTGTATTTGTAAATGACAGCCAGTATAACCCACCCTCTGACTTGCAATGCTGAGAAACTGTGAGGGAGATAACTGATTTACCCTATGGAGAGCACGTCCTGGCATTTTACTCGCAAAGAGATTATCTGAAGTAGCCTATGCTACAGTGGGGACAGTGTGGGGAACCATAGGATTAAAAGGCCCAGCGAGAAACCCTTCGGAGGGAAGCAGGCGGCAGGATTTAAGGAGCGAGCAATCCCAGACGTGAATGAAACACAAACACGCTGCGGGTCTCTCTTCCTTAGATAAAAGTACCGGCGAGCCAGCCTAAACGCTACCCGCGGATGACTAGTTAGAACAAGTTTAAACTCAAgagctaaaattaaaatgtttcctctgTGTGACTGCTTCCTGCACCGGGAGTTTTCTGGCCTCCCCCCACCTGCCCGCAGTCCTACacccccccctctgccccggcAGCCTCGCTCCAcccgccccgtccccgccgAGCCCCGCACCGACGGCGAGCTTGTGCCGCGCTGCCCGGGCGGCCGACGGGGCACCGGGCAGAGCCTCTACCGTGCCCGGTTCCGCTGCGAGCCGGGCCGGAGCCCGCCCTCTATTCCTGGCGCTGCGGGGCCCGGCTGGGCGGCGGGCGGCTAGACGAGGGACTCGCAGACGGGCACCGAGTCCGAGTCCTGGCTGTGCATGGAGCTCAGCCCCGTGTCCGAGTCCTCGTCGTTCTCGGCGCGGTCCTTGCGCAGCGCCCGCGCCTGCTCCACCCagccggccgcgccgccgccccccgccgccggccgccccccgcccgctgCCCCGCGCGGCTCCGCCGGCGCCTCCGCCACGTCGAGGGTGCCCAGCGTCTCCAGCAGGCGCTGCAGCTCCCGCTCCTTGTCCTCCCACGCCCGCTGCGTGTAGTCCAGGTCGGTTTTGACGGCCTCCAGGTCCGTGCTCAGCTTGAGGCCGATGTAGAGGCTGGTGCTCAGCTGGGTCTTCACCCGCTCGTGCTCCAGGTGCAGCTCGccctcgccgccgccgctcaGCTCCGTAGTGTCGCAGTCCGTCTCGGCCaggccgggccccgccgccagctccagctcctcccgTCGCCGCTTCATCCAGCGCTCGTTGAGCTCCTCCTGGATCTCGGCGGCCaggtgctccagcagctcctcctgctgcgcccgctgctcctgcagctgcagcacctcctcgCACTTCCTGGCGTAGTCCTCCTcggggcggccggcggcgggctgGGGCTCCCGGCCCGGCTccggctccccgccgccggcccccaCCAGGTAGGTGTCCTGCACGTAGTTGACGCCGTGCCGCTTCATGCGGTCCAGGTGGATCTTGGCCTCGTACCTGTCGATCTCCCGGTCCAGCTCGCGGAGGCGCTGGATCTGCTGCCGGATGGTGTGGTCCTGCGAGAGCACCAGGTGCACCAACGTCTCCATCCTCTCCGCCGACGAGACCTCCCGGGCCAGCGGCTGCTGCCGCTTCTTGTTGATCTTGGCCAGCTTGCGGAAGGCTTTCCTCACCACCCGCCGCTGCCGCTCCTGCGTGAGCGCCAGGCTGGCGCGGGCCGCCCCCAGGCCGTGGCCGGGGCGCTCCTTGCTGAGCACCACCCGCGCCTCAGCGCTGCGCGGCCCCGCGTTGGGCAGCGAGGCCTCGCTGCGCACCAGCACGAAGCGCACGTTCTCCTGCTCGTCCCCCCACGCCACCCAGAGCCGCAGGATCTTCGTCTTGTTGGGCAGGATCCGCTCGAAGCCGCGCCACTTCTCCACGATGCAGTAGGAGTGCGGCGGCCCCGACAGCATCCCGCCGCCGGGCTCGGGCAGcgccggccgctgccgccggtGGTGGCTGTCCTCCAGCAACACCCGCACCACGTCCGAGCAGGTGGTCCGCCGGGAGAGCCCGGAGATCAGCTTCTCCTCCTGGCAGATCCACACCGAGATCTTCCGCTCCTCGGGCTCCATCGGGGGCGGctgcgggcgggcggccggggccgccggCTCAGGGCTGGCCGGGCAGCCGCTCCATGGGGAGCGCTCAGGGGAGGTGCGGcggcgcccgcccgcccgccttCAGCATGGCCGGGATGCCTCCCCGCCCGCGGCACCCCGCCCGTGCGCTCCGCCGGCCGCTCCACCCCTTCCTGCCCGGTGCGGCGCGGCGGTCCGCCGGGAGGGGCCCGGCCCGGTGCGGCGCGGAGCCCGGCGCGGCTCCCGTCCGCCGCCCCGCGCTCTGCCGGgtcccgccgccgctgccgccgggtTTTCCTCTCCCACCACGTGGGCGCCCCCCGCGGCTCACGCCCCGGCGGTGGCCGCCGGCCCGCGGGCAGCGCCGCCCCGGCACTCTGCGCCGAAATCCGCCGGCGCGGAAACTTCAAGGCGGGTCGCCGTCGTCTCTGTAtcttcctctctgccctgcctctgccGCGAACGAGCGGCGTCGAGGGATCTTCCAAACTGCCGAGGGACAGGAGCGAATCCTGGAGCTTCAAAGTGAAAGCCAGAACTAGTGAGGAATTTCCAGTTTTAGTAAATCATCCGCCTGTAATTAGGAAATTCATGTTTGTAAAGCACTTCGCAGATGAAATATGCAAAGGATGGGAATGTCTAAGTGTTATTAAAATACTAGCTGAGCCAGATTTTAATGGGAGCTTGCTGCGTACTTTGATGGGAACAGGATCGGTCTCCGAGTGCGGATTAAAATGAGGAGATGTAAAAAATGGTAATAAAACGCAGGGTTGTGGCACTGATTTTCGTGTTGCGATTGCATTGTGGGCATTCACGGACCTATGCTTTTCTGCATGGCTAGAAAGTATTAAATGGGTAAAGGGGGTCAGCTCTCTAAAACCTGAAGGCTGATCCGTACCTTCTGGGGGATTTTTAGAGCCAATAAAATTAGCACACCATGTGGCGAGGATTTTTGCGTGAATATGGTTCGTGTCCCAGTCAGTGTAACAGAACAGAGTTACGGTATTGTAGCCTAACTACTGTAGTTCTGCTGTTTGAAACAGTAGAGTTGAAGCACACAGAATAGTTAACGATTCTGCAGCCTAGTGTCCTCCTTTCCCTTAAAGTACACAGGCTCAGTGTGGGCAGCTGCTGCGCTAGCTTTTCCTGTATTTACCTGGAAGGAATAGTCCTGGGGAAGACGGCCTGCCTTCTGCTCTGGCTGCGTAAGGCGGCTAATTATGATGGTGGTTTCTGCCGTGCAGCCTCCTGTCCCGTGAGGAAGTGGGCTGAGGGACCACTGAATGCGAGCGTTCCTGGAGCTGAAGATCACGCGGATCACGTGCCTGCTGCTAACGTCCTTTTCCTGTATTATTGCAGGTTAAATGATTCCAAACTGAGGTGGCCACTGCATGTTGCAATAAGGACACGCAAGATAGGGGTGCTGGTAATAGGCTGAacttccttcctgaccccagccgCCTTAGGTTAAAGTTGTCTACTCCTGTCCAACGGTAAAGTCCATCACTGCCAGTTTCAGGAGGAAGTCATTTTGCTCTCATAGCGTGTCAAAAGTGCTAGATCGCTATGCTTTCTTCGTGTAGAGGGAAGCGTTTGCTGATGGAAGATCATTCCTGAGGTACGCGATCTTTTTGTCCAATGCGTGGATTATGCCTAAAAGCATCATTCGCTCCAGGGCAGAGGAAGGTGGACCCGGGAATGGTGGTCCTATAAGAGAACACAATGGTCTTGGCAAAGGGGGTCCTAAGGACTCGGGGACAAACCTGACAGCACACACTGCCCCAGAATGATAGGGCATTGAATGGGAATGGGATGTACGATTCAACTTTGCCTTTGAAAGGCCCCAGATAAAAAAACTCAAGGAGAGTAGGAAAAGTCTTGCTGTTATCAGGCTGGCAGAAACTTGGGAATTCCTTGTTGTCTTTTGCAGAATCAGGTGCagcaaaaggcaaaatgaaGCAGTGAGAAATTGTCTGACTCCTTTACGGGTGgttctttgtctttctcattTAGTTTTGATCTCATTTTACATGTATTTCCTATGGGAATGTCTGTACCTACTTTGTTCTTGCAAAGAACAATACAGGAAGAGCAGGGTGTGATGTGAAGAGACATCTTATGCTCCCCACAGGTCAAGCTGCTCCAACTTGTCTGGCAGCCTGTATCTATCCAGCATCCAAGCCTGGCTTTGTGCAATGAAATTGGAAGGTGATCATTCCATCTTCCCTTGACCACATCTCTGTGTATGGAAAACTGGGTCTGCCTCCCCAGTGGAGCCCCCAAGGCAGTATTGCCAGAGAGAGAACGAAGATATTGGCAGTTTGGTTGGAGGCAGTAAGATTAAGATTATGGAGACAAACCCTTGACTTGGGTAGGATAAGCCTATCAGATGATTATGTATATGATTCATGGTTAAAAAGCTGGCATTAGAAATTTACATTGTTAGATCTCAAGTTTAGCCCTGAGGAATTTTGTTTCAAGCTGTCTGCAGACTCAGGAAACTGCCACCAAAGCTTCAGAAGTTTGAGAGCTTAAGCACATAAGCACATCTCTGAAGGAAAGTTTGGGCCCTGCCTTGCTGAATCCCAAAAGGTCACTGAATGCAAGCAACCCTTTGCCTTTCCTCCAAGGATCTTAAAGCATCCTGCAGAGGAAGGTGGTGTTATCTCATTTTTACAGATAAGAATGCTATGGCATAAAGGAGTCAAGTGCCTCGCCTAAGGTTATAtagcaaggcagcagcagtgtcACAAAGCACATCAGGTTTCTTCACTCTGGTGCCATTAGTCACTAAACTTGACTGTCTAGtgctctgcctccttcctctccttctccttcttttaATTGTTCCATGAGAAAGGGAGATGAGGAAGTATGCATTAGTTCAACAATTACAGATGGTGATAAAATGAAAGTGCAAACTCAGCAGACAATATATTCTGTATCTCCGGTGAGGCAATAGGAGGCAGTGGCATTACAGGCTACTTCAGACATCTCCTGCCTGGTGAAGGCAAATCTCCTCCCTCAGTTGACTGTGCCTGCAGACCTACAAGCCTCAACAGTGACATGCAGATAGGCTGTGtcattaaaatatcaaattgGAAGGAAGGACAGTTGTTCCTCTCTTCACTCCCTTCCCCATAGAGCAGTGATATATGAGGTCTTCtataatttctgaaacaaacatACCACACAATTTAAAGCTTAAAATGTAATAAACGTGATCTTCTGTAATCCGGAGGTTGTTTCTGTACTGCTGTATCAATGCACAGCTGTCAGCCCGCTCTGTCTCTGACGCACAAACTTCCTTGACAGAATCCTATCCAGAACATCACTGCATGGCATACGTtactttggtttgttttattaattGCAAAAATTCAAAGTTGATGATACTCTTAACAGCTGCCTAATCCCCAAAAGGAGATTTATGAGGTTAACATTTTAGGCTGTATTGAAAAGCCCAAGCTGAGGTATAGACTAGTTTATTTTTACCTGCTGCAGAAGAATTACAAGGGCAAGTGATGGGAAATCAGCTGTATTCTGGCATTTCACATGgtgttctttctcttccttccttttcattgAGTTGTGCAAGTAAATTACCAAGTCTTTTGTGATAAGAACAGCAATTCCCATTAGAGGGTTGAATAGTGAggtgtctgtttctttttttattcttttttttttttctgagctgagcTACCAGAATGAAATTGTAGccctgatatttttaataaataaaatgatgcAAGACTTTATCTTGAATACTTTGAATctaaaccaaataaataaaaatgcatttcctgcTTCCATAATTCATATAGCAGGAAAGTGGAGGAAGTCTTAGAAAACTGTATTTGAGacacagaattaatttatttcaaaagcatttaaaatggaaaaagtgtAGGGATTCAGATTcagggtatttttctttttttccacagtaaagttgcttttactttttagaTCACTCTCAGGacaatttacttatttttcctgAGGTTACAGTTCAAAAGAATACAGTCTAGGTGAGATGAGTAAAGGCAGGCTGCAACTGGTAATCTATTGAGCCATCACCGTCTGAAGAAGTTATTCTTTGTTGTGATGCTGAACAGCAATGCTGCTTTCCCGGCTCCTTTTCCTGTGTTCCTGGCAATCTTATTTTGTGAGGTTTAGCTGTTGGTCCTTTATACCTGTTGCTTTCTAACATTTGTTGCAGCAAACATTGTTTAAGTCCTAGGACATAATTTGATTGGTAACGTTACAGATTTCTGCAATGCTTGCTTACCTGTACAGATATATGAATAGTGGAAGGGGCTACTTGAGCTTACAGGTCACTATCTCACGggtgctttttccttttgtaccttgtttttcctgaaagtaTAAAGCTGAATAACCAAATCATGTTGTGAATAACCAAATCATCCCTAGTTATTGTGCATAGAATGAAGTGCTTGAAAAACTACCTATTAGCAAGAGTATTCAGACTTTAGTCAAAACAGTTTGTAGACTTAGactttcatttgaaagaaagttGTTCAGTCTGTATCTGAACAGCTTTAGACATGAGAGAAAGCTTCTTACTTTCAGGTTTTCTGTTGAAGCTACTGAAGGAACGGCACTTTTGATAAAGATGACTTGTAAGAAGAGTAATGAACTCTTGATCTGCCTCCATAAGCAATAGCTTTGTGAACTCTTGATCCGCTTCCTTCAGTTTCTTGTGGCTGCTGTGTACTGTCTTGCTCCTGAGTGCCCGGTGTACAACCAGTACAGTTGACATATGCAATCAGGAGTAATTCTTTGCTACATATTGCTAGTGATACTTACATGCTTGTGTGATCCATTTGGGAAGACTGTGGTGTGGTCTGTTTGAATAATAGCTGCCGATGCTGGGTTACACTGCTTTGACTACTTTATCCAACTTGTCCTTTTTTAATGTGCACACACCCAAACTACAAATGGGTACATCAGGAGGAAACTGTCTTCCAGTGAAATTAGTGGGGGCTGCATGGGTAAATCCCTctgcagtgctttgaaaatgcagGTATGTCTATAGACTaccattaaagaaaattatgataatgtatatttatattacaGTACAGCCTGGAAGTCTTGATGGGCTAGATGCAATGTAAATGGGAAGAGACTATCCCTGCCTTGGAGGCTTAACCAATGTCATGTAGCAGGTTAGGGGCACAGCAAAGATCAGTACTAAGAATACCAATTTCCAACTTCTCATCTTTGAACCGAGTCTTTAACAACTTGTTTATGTTTGTTATGTGCCTATGACTCTTAGGATTAAAAAGAATCCCTGTCCCTTTACATGTTAtgcttcagattttcttttcttactgaaTGCTATTTAGCACAAATGAAGACCAGCAAAAATAATtgaacagagcagaaaacaacttttttccttataatgTGCATAAGAGATATACAAAGCTTTGATTCTAGGTCAGTGGAGATGCACTAGTATGCTTTGGGGGAAGATATGAGAAAGATCAGACTCACATTATGGCTGTAACCTTCCTTCTCCAAAATGTGTTAAACGTATTTGAATGTGGCATAGTACTACTCTGATAGCTTAGTCTTAGCTTGAATACTCAGTCTTCATTGATCAAAAAAGGAATCAAGAATTAGGTGTAGTGACATTCCTTTCCTCAGCAGACATCCTCAGTGCAAATaggaaaattttaattatttagcaCTTGTAGCTTCTTTGCTTTTACATTAAACAGTTCTCTTACCCCTTGAAAAAAGGCCTGAAACTCTCATCGTGGTTGTTTCTTCAGATTTGACAGTTAAGCTCAAAACTGATGTACTAGGCCATTCATTATCTTATTGAGGTTTATCAGGAAGGCTTTCAACTACTTTAGGGCTAAAATATTCttgctgattcttttttttccctactaacttgttgtggtgggttgaccctggctgagggccaggtgcccaccagagccactctatcagTCCCCttgttcactagacaggggagaaaaagtataacgaaaagcttgtgggtcgagacaaggacagggggagatcactcactcattatcgtcacaagcaaaacagactgaacttagagaggaaattcatctaatttattactaagcaaaacaatacaggaatgagaaataaaattgaatcTTAAAatgcctccccccacccctcccatcttcccagcttcaacctcctcccccctcagcggcacagggggatggggaatgggggttgcggtctGTTGATCACACGTTTCTGCCACTTTTTCATCTTCAGGAGGAGGACTTCtttcatcattcccctgctccaacatggagtccctctcagGGGAGATagttcttcacaaacttctccagcgtgagtctctcccatggagtgcagaccttcagaagcagactgctccagcattagtcccccatggggtcacaagtcctgccagcaaacctgccctggcgtgggctcccctctgcacgggtccaccggtccggccaggaacttgctccagcgtgggcttcccacgggccacagcctccttcaggtgcctccacctgctctggcatggggtcctccacgggctgcaggtggaatctctacaccccctcatccttcctccatgggctgcagggggacagcctgcttcaccatggccttcaccacgggctgcaggaggatctctgctccggcgcctggagctcctcctccccctccatctgcactgaccttggtgtctgcagagtttcttacatcttctcactcctctctgcggctgcaaaagcgctctctctctaactgttttttgcccttcttaaatatgttatcacagaggcgctgattggcttggccttggcaagcagcgggcccgtcttggagccggctggcattggctctgtcagacacagggggagcttctagcagcttctcacagaagccacccctgtagctcccccccccccccgctaccaaaaccttgccacgcaaacccaacacacttgtGAATATCCATTAGAGTATACCTTCGCTTCTTTCCAAGTAAGTAAGCACTGTGGCCTCAGTAACACAGATGATACAGCGTTTCCCACATAGGCACTCAGCTGACCTCTTTTTCAGGTGAGTTTTATATGTATGGGACAGACTTGAGCTTTCTGGCCTTAATGGGGGTGATGATGAGTGAAAAGTtctcctgttgtttttttctgtacagacCAGGTAGAGGAGCTGCTCTCTGTCTGCTGAGATCAATGACAAAACTCTTGACAGGTTTCGCTGGGAGCTTGCCCTAGAGTCCTGATAGTTGGAAACATTAGTTAGGCATGAAGcaaacatctgttttcattctggCAATGTGAGTGATATGGTTCCTCAACATAACTGCCGTGAAGAAAGAGATCAACCTTGGCATTACATTTTGGCAAGCATGTCTGACTCGCATGTGCTCACAGGTATACTGTATGCACTA
This genomic interval carries:
- the LOC129200338 gene encoding ras association domain-containing protein 10-like codes for the protein MEPEERKISVWICQEEKLISGLSRRTTCSDVVRVLLEDSHHRRQRPALPEPGGGMLSGPPHSYCIVEKWRGFERILPNKTKILRLWVAWGDEQENVRFVLVRSEASLPNAGPRSAEARVVLSKERPGHGLGAARASLALTQERQRRVVRKAFRKLAKINKKRQQPLAREVSSAERMETLVHLVLSQDHTIRQQIQRLRELDREIDRYEAKIHLDRMKRHGVNYVQDTYLVGAGGGEPEPGREPQPAAGRPEEDYARKCEEVLQLQEQRAQQEELLEHLAAEIQEELNERWMKRRREELELAAGPGLAETDCDTTELSGGGEGELHLEHERVKTQLSTSLYIGLKLSTDLEAVKTDLDYTQRAWEDKERELQRLLETLGTLDVAEAPAEPRGAAGGGRPAAGGGGAAGWVEQARALRKDRAENDEDSDTGLSSMHSQDSDSVPVCESLV